One window of the Torulaspora delbrueckii CBS 1146 chromosome 6, complete genome genome contains the following:
- the UBC1 gene encoding E2 ubiquitin-conjugating protein UBC1 (similar to Saccharomyces cerevisiae UBC1 (YDR177W); ancestral locus Anc_8.375), producing the protein MSRAKRIMKEMQAVKDDPAAKINLEFVTESDIHHLKGSFLGPPGTPYDGGLFIVDIEVPMEYPFKPPKMKFDTKVYHPNVSSVTGAICLDILKNAWSPVITLKSALISLQALLQSPEPNDPQDAEVAQHYLRDKDSFNKTAALWTKLYASANGKDSEKDVDEAKLYGIDPALVEHFEALGFAKPKIVEVLRRLGIKTLDSTDDATDDKITDELLRSS; encoded by the coding sequence ATGTCGAGAGCTAAGAGAATTATGAAGGAGATGCAAGCTGTTAAGGATGATCCCGCGGCTAAAATTAATCTAGAATTTGTCACTGAATCAGATATTCATCATTTAAAAGGTTCCTTTTTAGGTCCACCAGGGACTCCTTACGATGGAGGTTTATTCATAGTGGATATAGAAGTTCCGATGGAATACCCCTTCAAGCCGccgaagatgaaattcGATACTAAAGTTTACCACCCAAATGTTTCATCTGTTACTGGAGCCATCTGtcttgatatcttgaagaacgCCTGGTCTCCCGTTATAACATTGAAATCGGCATTAATATCGCTACAAGCTCTCTTACAATCCCCAGAACCCAACGATCCACAGGATGCTGAAGTGGCACAACACTACCTACGGGATAAGGATTCTTTCAATAAGACAGCTGCTCTATGGACTAAATTATACGCTTCGGCAAATGGTAAAGACTCCGAGAAGGACGTAGATGAGGCAAAATTGTATGGGATCGATCCCGCATTGGTAGAACATTTTGAAGCCCTGGGATTCGCTAAGccaaaaattgttgaagTCTTGAGACGGTTGGGGATTAAGACCCTTGACTCTACGGACGATGCAACAGACGACAAGATTACAGATGAACTATTGAGATCTTCATGA
- the TDEL0F05010 gene encoding CybS family protein (similar to Saccharomyces cerevisiae SDH4 (YDR178W) and YLR164W; ancestral locus Anc_8.377), which translates to MLQRSFVKEGLARRALQCTARRNLTIPFLSTLPQKAGGVVGTPNDAYHPPAVDKMHGSYHWDFERALAVAMVPLVTIPLAAGGSISTVADSLLASVLLGHVYIGFQSCIIDYIPARVYGKNHNYAMYLLTLGSVFSALGIYKLETEENGIIGVLSRLWTADRESQESKKD; encoded by the coding sequence ATGCTTCAGAGATCGTTTGTGAAGGAAGGCTTGGCTAGGAGGGCGTTGCAATGCACAGCTAGAAGGAATTTGACGATACCTTTCCTATCGACTTTACCCCAGAAAGCCGGAGGTGTGGTTGGGACTCCGAATGATGCGTATCATCCTCCTGCTGTTGACAAGATGCATGGATCTTACCATTGGGATTTTGAAAGGGCTTTGGCAGTAGCTATGGTTCCATTGGTGACTATTCCACTTGCAGCAGGTGGTTCCATCTCCACGGTTGCGGACTCTCTACTGGCATCTGTGCTTTTGGGACATGTTTACATTGGGTTCCAGTCCTGTATTATTGATTATATCCCAGCTCGTGTGTATGGGAAAAATCACAACTATGCCATGTACTTATTGACATTGGGTTCCGTGTTCTCAGCATTGGGTATCTATAAGCTCGAGACAGAAGAGAATGGGATTATCGGAGTTCTATCGCGTCTATGGACCGCTGATAGGGAGTCTCAAGAGTCTAAGAAGGACTAA
- the CSN9 gene encoding Csn9p (similar to Saccharomyces cerevisiae CSN9 (YDR179C); ancestral locus Anc_8.378) — protein MDEQLIQALEDPTKLHYKELWLAEEDQLRRNVLELFAFGTLKDKPDDMTLTSLMQKKLQKLSIVSLSELRRELTYTEIQHECQISDISTLEELLIELRHFFEVKLDSVRQVATIGRLYDCREVYCNERPLQLVQTLPTTKQSLLQDLHRWKDKLQTDIIGE, from the coding sequence CAACTCATTCAAGCACTGGAAGATCCAACTAAACTACACTACAAAGAGTTGTGGCtggctgaagaagatcaattgagaCGCAATGTATTGGAATTGTTTGCCTTTGGAACGTTAAAAGACAAACCCGATGATATGACCTTGACAAGTCTAATGCAAAAGAAACTGCAGAAACTCTCGATCGTTTCTCTCAGTGAACTACGCCGGGAGCTAACATACACTGAGATCCAACACGAATGCCAGATCTCAGACATTAGCACACTAGAAGAGCTTCTAATCGAGCTACGACACTTTTTCGAGGTTAAACTAGACTCCGTACGACAAGTAGCCACTATCGGTCGATTATACGATTGTCGGGAGGTCTATTGTAATGAGCGACCTCTCCAACTGGTCCAAACCCTCCCTACCACTAAACAATCCCTGCTTCAGGACCTACATCGATGGAAAGACAAGCTGCAAACCGATATTATAGGTGAATAA
- the MAS1 gene encoding mitochondrial processing peptidase (similar to Saccharomyces cerevisiae MAS1 (YLR163C); ancestral locus Anc_8.376): MLRKASRRLLSTAAKSVPLTRTSVLNNGLTVATERIPEMSTATVGIFVDAGSRAENEKNNGTAHFLEHLAFKGTKDRTQSGIELEIENIGSHLNAYTSRENTVYYAKSLRDDIPRAVDILSDILTRSVLDPRAIERERDVIIRESEEVDKMYDEVVFDHLHEIAYKDQSLGRTILGPVKNIKSITRKDLKDYITKNYKGDRMVLAGAGAVDHDDLVKQAERFFGHIPKSEFPVPLGSPRGPLPVFTRGERLLQEDSLPTTHIAIALEGVSWSASDYFVALAAQAIVGNWDRALGAGTNSPSPLAVEASNNGTLANSYMSFSTSYADSGLWGMYIVTDSAEHDAKKMIDAVIKEWRRIMSGNISDAEVGRAKAQLKAALLLSLDGSTAIIEDMGRQIVTTGKRLSPEEVFEKVDKITKEDIIIWANYRLKGKPLAIAALGNMKTVPGVGYIEKGLQA, from the coding sequence atgttgaGGAAAGCTTCTAGACGGTTATTGAGTACAGCTGCGAAGAGCGTGCCTTTAACAAGGACTTCGGTGTTGAATAATGGGCTAACTGTGGCTACAGAACGAATTCCAGAGATGAGTACTGCAACCGTTGGAATCTTTGTGGATGCAGGTTCAAGAGCAGAAAACGAAAAGAATAATGGTACAGCACATTTTCTGGAACACTTGGCTTTTAAAGGAACGAAGGACCGCACGCAGAGTGGTATTGAATTGgagattgaaaatataGGATCACATTTGAATGCTTATACTTCGAGAGAAAATACTGTATACTATGCCAAGAGTTTGAGGGATGATATCCCTAGGGCTGTGGATATCTTGAGTGATATTTTGACCAGATCTGTGTTGGATCCAAGGGCTATTGAGCGTGAGAGAGATGTTATTATTAGGGAGAGTGAAGAAGTGGATAAGATGtatgatgaagttgtttttgatcatttgcATGAGATTGCTTATAAGGATCAGTCGCTAGGGAGAACGATTCTGGGGCCCGTCAAAAATATTAAGTCCATTACGAGAAAGGATCTCAAAGATTATATTACAAAAAATTATAAAGGTGACAGAATGGTTCTGGCCGGTGCAGGAGCAGTGGACCATGATGATCTGGTGAAACAAGCAGAAAGATTTTTTGGACACATTCCAAAATCTGAGTTCCCCGTACCTTTGGGTTCACCTAGGGGCCCTCTACCCGTTTTCACACGCGGTGAAAGGCTCTTGCAGGAAGACTCCTTGCCCACTACTCACATTGCCATTGCTCTGGAAGGTGTATCATGGTCTGCATCCGATTATTTCGTAGCTTTGGCTGCTCAGGCGATCGTTGGTAACTGGGACAGGGCTCTTGGGGCAGGTACAAACTCCCCTTCACCCTTGGCTGTAGAAGCTTCGAACAACGGTACGTTGGCCAACTCGTACATGTCCTTTTCCACTTCCTACGCAGACTCGGGATTATGGGGTATGTATATAGTCACTGACTCTGCCGAACACgatgccaagaagatgatcgaTGCGGTTATAAAAGAATGGCGCCGAATCATGTCTGGTAATATATCCGATGCTGAAGTTGGGAGGGCtaaagctcaattgaaagCAGCGTTGCTTCTTTCATTGGATGGCTCTACCGCGATTATCGAAGATATGGGTAGACAGATAGTCACCACAGGTAAGCGTTTATCACCAGAagaagtctttgaaaaagttgacAAGATTACAAAGGAAGATATCATTATTTGGGCAAACTATAGACTAAAGGGTAAGCCACTCGCCATAGCGGCTTTGGGTAATATGAAGACAGTCCCAGGTGTGGGTTACATCGAAAAAGGTTTACAGGCATGA